In Legionella cincinnatiensis, the DNA window AACACTTCCATCTGCAATGACAATGAGTTTTTTAGGCTGAATATTACATACATGACCAACGGTTGTGTAATCATTAAAATTAGGCCCTACAAAAAAATACAGATCGCTCGACTCTACAATTTCACCACAACCTGGCGAGCTGACGGGGCCCCAATAAATGCCAATATAATTAGGATGCTGTTCCGAAATAAACCCCTTAGCATCTGGCATCGCAGCAAGAGCATAGCCGCAAGACTGGCTTAATGTTTCGATCATCGCAGTAGCTTCGCAAGGACGTGATTTACTACCAGCAATTAATACTGGCTTCACCGCTGCATTAAGTTTTTCAGCAGCATCCTCAATCGCAGCAGCAAGGGATGAGGTATCACTTAAACGTTTAACATTAAAGGCACGCTGAGTTGGAGGAGAAACACTTAAATCTGCAATATTACAAGCAATTTCAATATAGACTGGTTTCTTCTTTTCAAGTGCGATCGCTATAGCAGTATCTATTTGCGTAGGTGCATCACTAGGTCTATGAATAAATACCGTATGCGCCGTGACTTTTGCAAATATCTCGCGAACATAGTTATAATTTTCAGTTGCAAGCGAATGATGTAAAATCTCCGCATCCTGAACAGAATTGGTGTTAGGACCGCCTGAAATAACAATGATTGGCAAATTCTCCGCGTAAGCCCCTGCAACAGCATTTACGGCACTTAACCCTCCGACACTAAAGGTAACGACTAAAGCAGAGACTCCTTTTATACGCGCATAACCATCTGCTGCATAACCTGCATTGAGCTCATTACAACAATTGATCATTTTAAGCGAACTATTCTTTAATAGTTCATCCAATAGACCCAAGTTATAATCACCAGGAATAGCAAAATAATCATCTACCCCCAATTCTTGAAGGCGTTGAGCAAGATAAGTACCAACAGTAGTCATGAGAAATCCTTTTTAAAAAATTGAAAATTTATAATCCTAAATTCGGCAGTTGAATTTAGGATTATGGCAGTGGGTCACTCTTTCTTCAAGAAGTTCCTCTGTCTACAAATCCTTACGCCAAAGAAATAAAGTTCCAATGACCGTCAATAATGTTGATTATTGAAAAGAACTCCAGGAGATATATCAAAATGGAATGATAAGGACATTAACACATTGATCTATCAGCTTTCAATCACAGCATAAATGGCCCAAGTCGACATTGGTATAACCTATACCAAATTTGCACTATCGTGGAGAAAATCCTGGGCATGCTTCTTTAGAAACGAGACTGCCTTTTAGCGAAGAAAATAAAGCGCTTATAGAACAATACTGCTCGAAAAAACCTAAAATTCCTGTAGAAGAAAAGCACTATACGACAGAGGATGGTACAAAAAAAATGGAATATGTAGTTAGATTTAGTTTTATACCCGGTACAACTGAGAATACTAAGGCTAAATTCCATCTTAATCCTTCTTATAAAGAAGATACTATTTATGAAAGGTCAGGGCACCATACTACAAAGAGACATTATCTAGAGATTGCGGAACTTCAAGAAAGGAGAAGCAATAGAAGAGTTATTAATATATTTCCTGCTAGCTCATTAACAGAAAAGGGACGATTATTGGATTTTTCTACTCCTCAAGGTAAGTACATTCTTAAAATAAAAGAAATGGAAAATTGTGAAGATTTACTAAAAACAGCACAATTATTAGAAAAAAAATGCACTGCATTGAAAGAAAATAAAAAATACATTAATTTTTATCATCCAAGGAATAAAACGATTTTAATTGCCGCGAAGCAATTAAATATAGAACTTCCTAAAGGTAAAATTCCTAGAGATCAGTTGGATAGCATCCTTAATATGGCCGAAGCTATACAAAATATAAAAAATAAATCAACCCAATTGGAACAAGATTCAATCACGCTAATGGATCAAATTGACCGAAAAGAGCAGAGGGAAAAAAATAAAGAACTGATTACGGAACTCAATAAACTATTAAAAAATATTAACTCTAATGATGAGCATTTGTTTGAACAAATTGAAGCGCTCAATATTTCAGTAGAGAAAAAAACTGAACTCACCAAATTAGCTCAATTAAAGGAAAAAGAGCAATTAAAGAGCCAACTTGAGAACTTACGCGACCACTACAAAAACGAAAGTGCACAATTTATCCGAGAAAGCCAGTCTTTTTTTAAGAGTGAAGACGATTACTTATGTCGTGGGAGGCCTGCTGATGCAGAAATACAGCTTCCTCTAGGAACTGGAAAAAATGGACTTAATGCTGCTGCTATGCTCAAGCAAATGCGAAAAATAGTCGACTCAGGATATGATTATGACTTATATACTCATAATTGTTCGAGTACCGCATTAAGTATCCTCAAAGCAGGTAGAAAGGGGAAAACATCGGAAGTATCTCCTGCAAAAGGATTTACCACGACTAATCCTAAAACGGTATATAATGAAGCATGCTTGTTAAGAGAAAAAATTTGCCCTGTATCTCCAATGCAAGCTCTCTTAAATCTAGATAATTTTTATGCTTCCAAAGCTGTTGATGCTCAAGTGATTACAGAAAGTTCTGACTTAAGAGAAACAATACTTAATTTTGCAGTAAAGAACTTATTTCCTGAAAATGAAAAGATGACATTCTATGTATTTTCCGCAGACGATAGAGAGCGATTATTAAAAAATAAGGATGAATTAATACCCACTGAATTATTACGAGATCTTTGGAATATCATGCCTGAAAGAACATTACCTCTTTCTAAAGATGGTGTAAATAATGTAGTAATTGATCGTAATATGACTATCGGTCAACTCACCCAAGGGCTATCCATTTTAGTGCAAAATAAGGCTGAAGATCGCCTTAAAATACAAAATGCTTTAATTGAGACTAAAGAAAAAGATTCATATGAGATTTTGAAAGATAAAATTAAATCAGAAATTTTAAGACTTGAGGTAAAACCACGGTCACACTCCCAACAAACATTAAAATTTGACCTTTTAGTTTATTTTTTGATATATTGCGCTTTTTTAAGAGAGTAGGATCTTTCTATGTTTCAATTTTTTTCTGGAGCCATTAAAGCAGGCCTTAATACAGCACAATCCCTCCTTTTAGGCCCATCCAAAACACGAGATGAGATGTATGCTGCTCAAAAAAGTCGTTATGATGCAGTCGCTGACTTCATTACAAATCTTCACTATAAACCCCATCAAAATTTAGCAAGAAAACAGTATTGGTGTAGTCAAACCTACTTTTTGGGGCAATTAATCAAAAACAATTCCGAAAAAATTCAAGAAATAACTCAACTTCCTGTTTCCGTTGCATCTGAGTCTGCCTTACTTGAAACAATCAATCAATTGATCTCGGCCCTAGATGACCCCAGCAATATGAACAAATTTGTGCAGCTTCTAGAATATGATCTTAAAACCGTCGAAATAACTCCACTCCAACCAAGCACATCCGATTTGTCTTTGCAATCTGGAATACAATTAGTTCATGGAGATGTCATTCAGTTAATCAAACAATTGAATAATCAAGGGGTCATTGTGATCACCGATAATGCCCCAAACTCACACCGAGATGGGGCTGCAAAATATTCGAGTGGTTCTGTAGAAGAATTATTTTCTCGATATACTGATTCTGCTTTAAAGATGGTGTTGCACTTTTGCAATGTCCATCAGCGTAATATCGAAAACAATCAATATGCTTTTTCGGATGCTCCCCACCCCATTGATGTTGTGGAGTACCAAAAGCGATATTTAAAAATGGTACTCACTATTTGTGCCAAATTGGTTGAAAAAAAAGAAACCTATCTGGAATCAGAAGAATTCTTCAAGGATTTATTTAAATCATATCCCAATCCACAAAATGGACTACCCATCTACTTTGATATGCAAAATAATGTCTATGAAGTACCCGTTACAGGGGATTCTATTTCTTCCCATTGGTTCACCGATACAACCGACCTAACCACTGTAGAAAAAACGGTAGAACAGCTGCAAAAAAATGAACGAACGCCAATAACTATTGTGAGCTATGCCGCTCCTGATTTGCGGAAAGTGGAAACATCTCCTTTAGATGCCCGCGCAACATCCAATAAAGTCTTACAACATCCTGAAGCAGAAGGAACCCTAGGCATCTTATTGACCACGGGCATCGCTGCTCAATGCCAAGCAGCAATTAACCGAGCAAAATATTTTAAGGAACAAGGAATCAACCAAGCTGTTGCTGCCGTTTTTATCATGCCAGGTTGTGGTGCATTTAATAATCCAGAAAAGCAAAGCACAGCTCAATTTATCAGTGCCATCAAATATTATTATCCGGAGTTAGAAAAACTGGGAATTCACTGCTATGTTGCTGAATACAATAAAAAACTTTATAAAGTACTGACTGAGGCAAACGATTCTTTGAATGCTGAATTAGGTCAACTTAATGAAACCATTATCCGAATGACTCATCCTGAGCTTCGTGCCAAAGCCATTAAAGTTAAAGAAAAAATTCTTGATCTTTATGCCAAAGGGGAAAAATCAGAATTATTGATCAAACACATCACCCAAACAACTCAATTATTAACGATGTCTCCAGGTCCTAAGCGCCATGCGCTTGCTCTTGAATACCAAAAGAATGCCAATGTACTTTCCAAAAATAATAATCCAGTGTTGCAATCTTTAGGTTTTGCAATGATGGTTTTGGGTTTAGCAGTTATGGTAGTAGGAATTTCTTTTGCATTAACGGGTATAGGTCTTTTAGCATCTGGAGCTACGACAGCAGGAGGTTTGGGATTATTGGCAACCGGAGCAGGAATATTTGCTAACGAAAAAAAGAAAAATATTGCTACTCTATCTGATGATTTAAAACTTTCTTGTATATAGTACATAATACGATCCATATTTGCATTTTACGAGTTAGGCATGAAAAGAAAACGTATTATCATTGGCATCACGGGTGCCTCTGGAATCATTTATGGGATAAGGCTACTTGAGTTGTTGGCCAATACGGAATATGAAACCCACCTTATTGTTTCAAAGGCTGCCCAACAAACTCGTGCTTGTGAATCTGAACTTTCTGCAGCCGATCTTGCTAAACTTGCTGATAAGCATTATCCAATTCATGATATTTCTGCGTGTATTTCCAGCGGATCTTACCTCACTACCGGAATGATTATCGCGCCTTGCTCCATGCGGACACTAGCAGAAATTGCTTGTGGTACAACCTCAAATTTATTGACTCGTGCTGCAGATGTTATTTTGAAAGAACGCAGACGGCTCGTATTGATGGTTCGAGAAACACCATTACATCTCGGTCATATTGAAAATATGAAACGAGCAACAGAAATAGGTGCCATTATCGCGCCCCCTACTCCAGCATTTTACAATAATCCACAAACAATCGACGATATTGTAACCCATAGTATAGGACGTGTTCTCGATTTATTTGATATTGATATCGAGAGCATTAAGCGCTGGCAGGGAAATAAAAAAAAATAATTACCCGACCTCCAACAGAATTGATATAAACTCATTAAGCGAAACTAACACGTGGTTAACTTTTACTTAAAGGATTTCTAATTATAGAAAATAAGTCTTGGCATTTATTTTCATGAAATCGTGTAGTCAATAAACATTTTTGTTGCCAAGGTTGCGTCAACAATTGCTGTCGATGCCAATCATGAATGCGCGGTTCAGATTCACGTCTAAGTTCATCTAAAAGTTGATCTAGAACTTGTCTTACTTTCTGCCAAAGGAAAGGCTTTGCAAGATGATGATCTACCGCTAAGCAATGAATCCCATAAGCTAAATTACTGAGTAAATTGCTATCAATAAATTTATTGGTTAGTTCAGCAAGCGCAGGACGAATAATTGTTGAATCAGGATGAAGTGTGGGCTTACTCACCTTATCATAAAGTGAATGACTGCAAATTTTAATGCCTCTTAAATCACGGATCACAAGACCTGAAGGACGATTTGCCTGAAAAATTACCAAAGTGTTTTGTTGGTGCGCTTCAAAGGCAATTCCATAACATAATGATAAATGCAATTGGCTTGCCAAAACACAACGACAATAGTCCACAAAATAATCCACGGGATTGCCATGACTAAGTGCTATAAGTTCACTCAATAACGATTTTTTACTTAATGGTGAACGTTTAAAAAGAGCCGCAAGAGGTATAAGTTTCTGGTTTAATCTAATCCATTGTAAAGGATTTTCTCGTACAATAAGGGCCAAATGTTTCTTTTCATCATCTGGAATTGATGGATCTGAGGTATTAATCCCCGCGAAATCACGTGCTAAAAATAATTGTCCTTTATAGTATTGATTTTGCGCAAGTAATTCATTAATCCATTGTGAGAGTATGGAAGAATTGCTCACAGAGGCAGGGGAGACGGTACACAAAGATGAGGTAGTATGCACACCAACAGCTAATTTAAGATGGGGACCATGTTTTGTTAGTGGCATCATAGTACGAAACGACATAGAGGGTTTTGTGGGTTGATATACAGAATTAACCACAAACTGATGTGTATCAAGCAAAGGTTTAGCAAGCATTTTTAATTTATTTTTCCATTGCCAAGGGTGTATCGGGAATGGATAATAATCTTCCGGATTTAATTGCTTTGCTCGAAGTGCATCACTCCATAAGCCATACTCCTTGGGAAAATGATTGCTAAATATCCAATGAAAAGCAGTTTTAGTCGTGGAAGTAAATGCACGTGAATGATGAACTGCTGCCCAGCAAATATTCACTTCGGAATTAAATTCGGGAGAATATTGCATGACCTCTTTACGATTAAAGCCTATTTTAGCACGGAAATTAGGATGAGATGGATGTCCTATACACCCCCATTGCTCTAAAAAATGAAGGATCTGCTGCTGATCAAAATGTTCGATTAACCAAGCCCACAAATTTGCATGTCTTTTTGCATGCTGCTTAATCACTTTATCCCATTGATGTTGGTAAGCAAGAGCAAGAGCTTGATTTGCAATACTCTCATTTAATTCTTCATATAATAAGCGCCAATGTTTGCCATAGTTTGTTTGATTTTTAGCATGAAGCTGTAAAAAATCTAAATAAGAAGTAATAGATTGACTTGTTATTTCTTTATCAATTAACCCTTCTAAAAGAGCTACTCTTTGTAAACGATTAAAACATTGCTGATAAGAAACAAGAAGGAAACGGCCCATTTGCTTGGGCGATAAAGGAAGGCCTATCTCTAATAATAATGAATGTAATTGGTAGCGTAATTCATTAAAGTGGGAATTAGATAAAAACATAGATACACCATCCTTCCATTTGTTTTCTGTTAAAGTTGTTATTCATCGTAATGAATGACTCATTTCATTACTCCAATGGAGTTAAATGAGAATAATTATCATTCAAATATAAACGACAATGATTCTCATTTGCAACAAAAGAAGCTATTTTTATTTAAAGACTGATAAAAAACGGGCATCAAAATAAACGTGCAACTTGAAAAGAATTCTCTTTATCAATGGTTAAGAGGCTAAATTAAAATTAATAGGTATTATCGAATATGTGGCATAAAACACGATGCTTTATGCCGAATTAGAGAGGAAGGTATTAAGCTTCATTGGTTGATTAAGCGTTCTTTTCAAAACGTTTCATCTTCGACCAATCTGGATAAGTAAGCTCCCAAACACGATAGAGCTTATTCTCTTTATATTCAGCAATTAAAATAACTTCGATTTCTCGTTCCGATTCACTGGGCTTTTTAGTCGTAATAAACAAGCGCCCAGCAACTTTATTCCCGTGTTCTACAAACGCTTTCTCATCATATCGAATTTTGTATTGAATAGGTGTTTTATAGATTGCCTGATGAAGTTGCAAAAACTCTTGGTACTCCATAATATTTCCATTGGAGTATAATTTAAAATCTTTATCGTAATATAAAGGAATAGCCTTATCACTCTTTGCTACAGTGACTTTGGCAAACATTTCTTTTAATAAAGAAATGTAATGGACGGATTGCCCTGCAAAAGTAATCTCAGGTAACAATTGCAATATAAAAAAACAAATACCACCAAAAAAACAACTAAGAATGTTTTTTTTCATTTTCAAACTCTTATTAATCATTCTAACGTTCGATTATAACCTATCGCATTGATAAGACAACTTCGATTATAGATGTCTCTATCCAGTCAATAAACAACTTGATTTACCATAAACTCATCATGGCATGAGCTAAAATAAAGTGTTTCCTTAACAATAGGCTAACAATAAATTAACAGTTTCTTAACGATTGCTTAACAATTCCTTAACATTTGTCTGTCATAATGCCCTCATTTTAAACGTCACACTTAAAAGGAGGTCTATCACTGATACAACAAATACCTCGTATTATCAGGTGAACACATCCTGAGCAGTCGATTCAAAAATTAGTATTTAATTCGTTAATAATATTATTACTGAGGAGTCACGAGTCATGGCGTTATCAGAAGTCGTTATCAATGATATAGTTCAATCTCAAACAAAAGCAGTCATTAGCGAATCCAATTACCACCTTCTTCGGCAATACCTTCTAGAAAGAAAACCCCTATTAAGAGTACTTAATCCAATTAGTTCCTTACTTTTCGAGCACTGTAACTCCGATAAACAAGCGATGATAAATTACTTAACTCAGCTCGCCTGTGAATCGCAAATAAATCATGATTCTCAAGAAGCGATAAACGATGAACAAGAACAGGAAAATGAAAGCACGCTAAAAATCAATTACGATAGAGAGTTATATGGTTTAGAAAACACCCTTCAGCAGCTTGAAACAAAATGCGCGCAACAAGAGCATTACTATAACCAAATAAATAGACAATATAGTGAATTTAAAATAAGCATTTCCCGAATCAATAGCAAGCTTGATAGAATCCGCAATGAACGGAAAATACGATACCCAGAAGGTAACATTCATACTCACACGACAATGATAACACCATTACAGGATCAACAAACATGGGATAGACTTTTACAAGAGGAAAATAGACTGGTTGAAGAGCGCCAAAGACTGACTTATCTCCTTAATTCAAAAGAAATCGAACGAACCAAAGAAGAACAAAATTTAACTCAGTATCTTCAAGAAAAAAAAGAGTCAGAAAGACGCTATGAGGAAATAAAACATCAAATGGAGATTGTTTTCCCTGAAAATGAACAACAACGTCACCTAAGAAACGAAGAGCGTCTTACCAGAAACAGAGCACGAAATACCTATGATCCCCACCTTCAGCAATTATCTCCTAAAAGCCTTGAAGCATTGAAACAACAAATCGAAATCCAAGCCCGTGAATTAGATAACCAACGTACCCAATTAATGAGTGAAGCAGCAGAAATGAGTTACAAGACTTATTTAACTCAACTGGAATTAGCACTGCAACACTCTGAAAACAGCACTCAAATGATGTTCAATGAACAAACAGCATTAAAGATGATTGTAGGCATGATGAAAAATCTAACAGAAATGGCAGAAAAAGAAAAAGTATTGATCCATTCATTAGATGAAGAGCAAAACAATCTACGCTCATTGCAAAAAAGTTTGCTGGAGTGCACACGACGACTACAAAACCATCTTACCGCTAAACCTCATCTGATAAAACAGAATAAAGAACTTATGGAAGACAATGTGCGTTTACAACTAAAAAGTGAATCAGCAGCAAGTTACAAAAAAAGTGCACTTTATGTCTCCTTTTTTAGTGGTGCCAGTAGTCTATTAAGTACTGGCATAGTGGGTACATTAATTATTAGCCCTGTATTTTTTACTATTCCAGGAGCTCTAGCTATGCTTTCGCTTGTTGCTCTAGTAGTTGCGCTAGGATTTCAGTATCAAAAATACGTCAGTGAGATTCAAATGAAACAAAACGGGCAAGTGATGGAAAAAAATGATGTCATGCTCATGAAAGATTGGAAAAAGGCTAATGAATTAAGTTTAACTACAATGACTGAGCTGAACACTAAGATAGAAAAATCAGAAAAATATTTGGTTGAACTCGATCAAAAAGTGAAAGGGCAGCAACATGTAATGAGTCTTGTATTAAATAAGGCACAGGGTGTATCAACATCTTACAGCGGAAACAGTAACTTCTTTGGTCACACAAATACAGTAGCCTATTTACCCTCTGCGCCCCCTCAAGGTGAATTATTATACCCACCTATTGAGGGAGAAACAGTGCGTTATGGTTACTAATCTATAAGTACTGGAGTCTATTCTTAGAGCGTTGGGCTGAGAAACACAGCCATTGACTTAAAGAATTTAGTCAATGGCTGCGTTTCTCATTATAAAAATAAATCACGACTTATTTTACATATAAACCGATCCAATCTTTAATTCTTTGCAAACGATCCATTTCGAAATCATACCTGTCTAATGAATGACATTGTTGAGGATAAATAATGAGTTCGGTAGGTATATTTTGGGACCTTAAGGCTTGATATAACTGCTCAGAGCCGATACAAGGTACATTAAAATCCATTCTGGCACACATAAATAATGTCGGTGTTTTAATACGATTCGCCTTCATTAAAGGATAACTAAGCTTCATATAAATTTGAGGATTTGACCAAGGTTTTCCTAACTCTAATTCATATTGAAGTGTATATTGATCCACCCCGTAGTTTCCCCAAATATTACCTGTACCTGCGCCACTAATCGCTGCCTTAAAACGGTTTGTGCTTGCAATAACATAATCAGTAAGCATAGCCCCGTAACTCCAGCCCGCTACAACCAGTTTATTAGGATCAACAATGCCTTGTTTTATAGCATAATCTACTGCCGCCAAAACGTCTTTCACATCCAGATTACCCCAATCAGCATAAATGGCTTTAGCAAAATTGAATCCTCTTCCAGAGCTTCCCCGTGGATTAGGAGCTATAACGACGTATCCCTGAGCTGCTAACCATTGCCATTCAAAATTAAATTCATGAGTAAATTGATCAACAGGCCCACCATGTAAATTTAAAATACCAAGATATCGATTTGCAGGTTTATAATGTGCAGGTTTCACCAATAAGCCTTCTATGCGAGTACCGTCAAAACTATCAAACTCAATGTCCTCAACGGGTACAAAATGTACCTCTTCCAAAAGTTTTTGATTATGATGGGTTAATTGTCTTAGACCATTTTTTTCAAGTGCAAACAATTCACTAGGATGTTGATCATCAGAAGACACAAGCACTATTCGTTGATGTGCTACCGAAAAATACTCATCAACCCGAGATCCTTGGGTTAACCTTTGTACCGTGCCAGTATGTACATCAACTGCGCTAAGATGAATATTCCTGCTTGTTTCCATTAATACATAAATTACTTTACCATCCTCAGACCATTGTGGTTCCGAAAACCAATGAT includes these proteins:
- a CDS encoding UbiX family flavin prenyltransferase, which gives rise to MKRKRIIIGITGASGIIYGIRLLELLANTEYETHLIVSKAAQQTRACESELSAADLAKLADKHYPIHDISACISSGSYLTTGMIIAPCSMRTLAEIACGTTSNLLTRAADVILKERRRLVLMVRETPLHLGHIENMKRATEIGAIIAPPTPAFYNNPQTIDDIVTHSIGRVLDLFDIDIESIKRWQGNKKK
- a CDS encoding thiamine pyrophosphate-binding protein, which gives rise to MTTVGTYLAQRLQELGVDDYFAIPGDYNLGLLDELLKNSSLKMINCCNELNAGYAADGYARIKGVSALVVTFSVGGLSAVNAVAGAYAENLPIIVISGGPNTNSVQDAEILHHSLATENYNYVREIFAKVTAHTVFIHRPSDAPTQIDTAIAIALEKKKPVYIEIACNIADLSVSPPTQRAFNVKRLSDTSSLAAAIEDAAEKLNAAVKPVLIAGSKSRPCEATAMIETLSQSCGYALAAMPDAKGFISEQHPNYIGIYWGPVSSPGCGEIVESSDLYFFVGPNFNDYTTVGHVCNIQPKKLIVIADGSVSVAGKVYTDVYMNEFLRGLQDKLKFNDASLKAYKRIEGSAPLYHEPSDLNSPLTTRFLFGQIQKYLSSDYAILAETGDSWFNGMRLNLPENCPFEIQMQYGSIGWSVGALLGMQAALHHKKRVIALIGDGSFQMSAQELSTIIRYGFKPIIFLMNNASYTIEVQIHDGPYNVINNWHYADLVKVFNGDQEKARTFKASTHQGLLDAIEEAKKSDTLCFIEVILDKDDCNKNLLEWGARVASYNGRPPKQVDIIV
- a CDS encoding S9 family peptidase, producing the protein MSDFLRIKTISEPDLSKNGDWVVYSVEEGKVKTEGIKNIWLVSYDGSITKQLTHSKRNSNYSPKWSPDGQWIAFLSESGDDKTSILKLFSPRSGKVIRLTNTHYDISDFAWAPDSKNIVFIASKAKDENQSENEPLVITRYVFKKDEEGYLGSDRSHLYRISIQKKQAEPLTSGPYDEWAPTWSPDGKYLAFVTKREKDPDRNFNSDIYLITPSLGSKAVQLTHFPGTDLDQEWESVPSWSSDNSQIAYIRSANSQAMYYDYAPTQLAVVDVSSGQERIVGPIDHWFSEPQWSEDGKVIYVLMETSRNIHLSAVDVHTGTVQRLTQGSRVDEYFSVAHQRIVLVSSDDQHPSELFALEKNGLRQLTHHNQKLLEEVHFVPVEDIEFDSFDGTRIEGLLVKPAHYKPANRYLGILNLHGGPVDQFTHEFNFEWQWLAAQGYVVIAPNPRGSSGRGFNFAKAIYADWGNLDVKDVLAAVDYAIKQGIVDPNKLVVAGWSYGAMLTDYVIASTNRFKAAISGAGTGNIWGNYGVDQYTLQYELELGKPWSNPQIYMKLSYPLMKANRIKTPTLFMCARMDFNVPCIGSEQLYQALRSQNIPTELIIYPQQCHSLDRYDFEMDRLQRIKDWIGLYVK
- a CDS encoding IucA/IucC family protein — encoded protein: MFLSNSHFNELRYQLHSLLLEIGLPLSPKQMGRFLLVSYQQCFNRLQRVALLEGLIDKEITSQSITSYLDFLQLHAKNQTNYGKHWRLLYEELNESIANQALALAYQHQWDKVIKQHAKRHANLWAWLIEHFDQQQILHFLEQWGCIGHPSHPNFRAKIGFNRKEVMQYSPEFNSEVNICWAAVHHSRAFTSTTKTAFHWIFSNHFPKEYGLWSDALRAKQLNPEDYYPFPIHPWQWKNKLKMLAKPLLDTHQFVVNSVYQPTKPSMSFRTMMPLTKHGPHLKLAVGVHTTSSLCTVSPASVSNSSILSQWINELLAQNQYYKGQLFLARDFAGINTSDPSIPDDEKKHLALIVRENPLQWIRLNQKLIPLAALFKRSPLSKKSLLSELIALSHGNPVDYFVDYCRCVLASQLHLSLCYGIAFEAHQQNTLVIFQANRPSGLVIRDLRGIKICSHSLYDKVSKPTLHPDSTIIRPALAELTNKFIDSNLLSNLAYGIHCLAVDHHLAKPFLWQKVRQVLDQLLDELRRESEPRIHDWHRQQLLTQPWQQKCLLTTRFHENKCQDLFSIIRNPLSKS